The Micromonospora siamensis genome contains the following window.
CTCGCCGGCGGCGAACGCCCGCACGATCGGCGCGCAGCCGGTGGACTGCACCGCCACCAGCCGGGGCAGCTTGTCCCCGATCCAGCCCAGCTCACGCAGCTCGTGCATGGCCTTGTGGATGGCGATCAGCCCGACCCCGCCACCGGTCGGATAGATGATCACGTCGGGCACCTGCCAGCCGAGCTGCTCGACGATCTCGTACCCCATGGTCTTCTTGCCCTCGAGCCGGTACGGCTCGCGCAGCGTGCCGGCGTCGAAGATCCCGCCCGCCGACTCGGCCACCAGCCCGGCCACGTGCCGGCCGGCGTCGCTGATCAGCCCGTCGATCAGCCGCAGGTCCGCTCCGGCGGCCACGCACTCCCGCCGGCAGATGGTGGGGGCGGACAGCGGCATCACGATGGTCGCGCCCAGCCCGGCCCGCGCCGCGTACGTCGCCCACGCCGCGCCCGCGTTGCCGTTGGTCGGCATGGCGATCCGCTTGACGCCCAGCTCCCGGGCCCGGCTCACCCCGACCGCCGCCCCGCGGGCCTTGAACGACCCGGTCGGAATGAGCCCCTCGTCCTTGACGATCAGGTCCGGGATGCCGATCTCCGCCCCGTACGCGGGCGCCCGCAGCAGCGGCGTCCAGCCCTCGCCCAGCGTGGTGACGTGCCGGGGGTCGGCCACCGGCAGCAGCTCCCGGTAGCGCCACAGGTCGGCCGGGCGTAACGCGAACCGCTCCGGGGTGACCGCCGCGCCGGCCGCGCCGAGGTCGTACCGGGCCAGCAGCGGTGAGTCGCAGCCGCAGAGGTTCGCCAACTCGTCCGCCGGATGTCCCGTGCCGCAGCGCGGGCACTCCAGGTGGGTCAGGTACACGTCGCTCCTCGGGAGTTCTCAGCTCGCGTCGATGGTGCGCCAGTTCCGGCTGCTCCGCCCCGGCTCGTAGCCCGAGGCCAGGCGTTTCGCCACCACCCCGGGCAGGCCCTGCTCCCGGGCGGCCCGCAGGGCGTCCGCCCCGCCACCGGGAAACCACGGCGGAGTCTGCCAGTGCGGCCCGGCCAGCGCCAGACCGTCGAGCAGCTCCCGGCGTTGCGCGTACGGCAGGTCGACCGTGCTCGCCCCCTCCAGCCAGAGCAGGTCCACCAGCAGGAACTGGGCGTCCGGCGCGGTCGCGCGGGCGGAGCCACGGGTCGGTTTTCCCCCGGTGGCGGGCCGGACCCGGCCGGCGGCGTCGATCCGGACCAGGATGCCGTCCAGGACCGCCTCGGTGGGCGCCAGCTCCTCGGCCAGGTCCCGCAGCCACGGGTACGCCGCAGTGACGTCCTCGCCGTCCGCCGAGCGCAGCAGCAGCCGGCCGCCGGAGACGTGGGCGACCGCGCGTACGCCGTCCCAGCGCAGCTCGTACCCCCAGGCGGCGTCGTCGCTGGGCAGCCGGCGGGCCGGCGTGGCGTGCATCGGCGCGACCCGCTCCGGCATGCTCGTCCAGCCCGGCGGCGGCGGGTCGGTACGCCGGATCATCCAGTCCCGGCCGCCGGTGGCGAAGAGCGCGTACCGGCCCCGGGTGCGGTTACCGGCGAGCACGACGATCACCTCGTCGTCGCGCCACTTCTCGGTGCGGTACGTCCCGGTGTCGTGCACGGTCATCCGCCCGCCGCCGTATTCGCCGGCCGGGATCTCGCCGTGGAAGGTGAGGTATTCCATCGGGTGGTCCTCGGTGTGCACGGCGAGGTGGTTGCGTCCGGTGTCCCGGGGCAGGCCGCGCGGCACCGCCCAGGACACCAGCACCCCGTCGCGCTCCAGCCGCAGGTCCCAGTGCAGCCGGCGGGCGTGGTGCTGCTGGATGACGAACCGGGCCTCGCCGGCCCGCCGGGGCCGGCGCGGCGGGCGCTGCGGGACCGGCTCCGGGGTGCGCGCCGCGTCCCGCCGGCGGCGGTACTCCTCCAGCGGGTCGGCCACCTCCGCATTCTCCGCCCACCCGGGCATGCGCGCCGGGATGCCGGGTACAACAGCCGCCATGACCAGCCCTGAACAGCCCACCGTCGCGCTCCCCGGCGACGTCCGGATGCCCCTGCTCGGCTTCGGCACCTGGCAGGCGACCGGCGAGGCCGGGTACGACGCCGTGCTCGCCGCCCTCGACGCCGGCTACCGGCACATCGACACGGCCACCATGTACGGCAACGAGAAGGAGGTGGGCCGGGCGGTCCGGGAGAGCGGCCTGCGTCGGGAGGACCTCTTCGTCACCACCAAGCTGCCCCCGGACCGGGTGGGCCGGGAACGGGAGACCATCGAGGCGAGCCTGGACGCCCTGGGCCTCGACCACGTCGACCTGTGGCTGATCCACTGGCCGCCGTCGTCGCCGGGCGACAGCATCCCGGTGTGGCGGGAACTGCTCGCCGCCCGCGACGAGAACCTGACCCGGGCGGTCGGGGTCAGCAACTACTCGATCAGCCAGATCGACGAGCTGATCCAGGCCACCGAGGAGACCCCGGCGGTCAACCAGATCCGCTGGAGCCCGTCGCTGTACGACCGGCAGACGCACGCCGCGCACCGCGACCGGGGGGTGGTGCTGGAGGGCTACAGCCCGTTCAAGACCAGCGACCTGGCCGACCCGGTGCTGGCGCGGATCGCCGGAGCGCACGACGTCTCCCCGGCGCAGGTGGTGCTCCGCTGGCACATCGACCACGAGATCGTGGTGATCCCCAAGTCGGTCACCCCGGAGCGGATCCGGGCCAACGCCGACGTGTTCCGGTTCTCGCTGACCGCCGAGGAGATGCGCGACATCGACGCCCTCGGCGGCTGAGCCTCGCCGTACGCGCACGGGGCGCGGTCCGCGGGTGGCGGACCGCGCCCCGTGGCGTCGGGGCTCCTCAGACCTTGGCGCAGTTCACGCCGTTGAGGGCGAACGCGCTCGGCGCGGAGAACGCGCCGCTGAGCGTGCTCTGGTAGCCGAAGGTCGTCGAGGCGCCCGGGGCGATGGTGCCGTTGTAGTCCACGTTGCGGGCGCTGACCGCGCTGCCGCTCTGCGTCACCGTGGCGCTCCAGGCGTTGGTCACCTGCTGCCCGGTGGGCAGGTTGTAGGTGAGGTTCCAGCCGTTGATCGTGTTCGACCCCTTGTTGGTGATCGCCACGTCGACCGTGTAGCCGTTGTTCCACACGCTGGTGGCGGTGTACTTCACCGTGCAGGCGGCGCCGGACGGCGGCGGGGTGCTGGTGGTCGGCGAGGGCGTCGGGGTCGTCGGCGACGGGGTCGGCGACGGCGGCGGGTTGGTGCCGCCGGTGCGGACGTCCTGCGAGAAGTTGGTCACCGCGAGGCCGACACCACCCTGCCACGGCTCGAAGCCGGCCTGGATGCTGGTCAGGTACCAGTCGTTGGTGATGGCGCCCCGGTTGCGGGTGTCGTTGATGAACTCCAGGGCGTCGAAGCTCATGCTCGGGATCGGCGACGAGGCGACGTACGAGATGACGTTGTTCTGGCCGTTGCTGCCCCGCCAGACCTCCCAGCTGCGGCCGGCGAGGGTGGTGTTGCCGACCGGCGAGCCGATGGGCTGGATCGGGCCCTGACGGTTCATCCAGATCATGATCTCCATCTGGTTCACCCCGTCCTTCTTGGGCGTGGGGTCGAGCCAGATGTCGTACGCGGCGTCGTAGGTGGCGCCGCTGATGTAGTTCCAGCTGATGCTGGCTGGCGCGCTGCTGATGCTCTTGACCTGGATCGGCATGTTGGTGCCGGGGGAGCAGTTGGTGTAGTGGCAGCCGGCGAAGATCGACGGGTACGACACCGGAGCGCCGTTGGTCGGCGAGACGCCGTCCTGGCGGGTGATCGAGAACCCGGTCGCGGTGGCGTTGATGCAGTGGGTGGCGGTGGTGCCCCAGCGGTTGTTCTGCACGACGTACTTGTTGCCGATGACCGTCGAACCGTACTGGTCGCAGATCTGGGTGTCGGCGGACGCGTTGCCGCCGAGGGCGACGGCGACGATCGTGCCGGCGGCCAGCAGGCCGGCGGCGGCGATGGCCCGGAGTGGACGTCTCATGATGCTCCTTGGCTACGGCGTGGGGGCGCCGGACATGTCGGGAGATACGAGCGGGAGCGCTCCCAGGTTCAGCCGACACATTTACATGTCTGAAACAGTTGCGCAACTGTACCGGTTAAGCGATTTCATCTTCGCGCCGTCCGGGGTCGCCGATCGACCAGCCGTCGGACGTAAAGATGCTGGTCATCGCGGCGGAGCGGCGTGCCGCGCGGGCCGAACGGCCCTGGCGTGCCCAGATCGCTCCGAGTAACGTCTTGCCTCCAACGCGTTCCGACCCCCTCCGGAGGCGTACACCGCAATGCGTGGTTCAGCCCTGCGCGTCCTCGTCGTCGGCGCGGGCATCGCCGGCCTCGCCGTGGCCCGGGCGCTGCGGATGGCCGGCCTCCGGCCCGACGTCACCGAGAAGCTCCCCCCGGCCGAGCGCGGAGACACCGGCCTCTACCTGCCCGGCAACGCCGAGCGGGCACTGCGCCGCCTCGACCTCGACGGCCCCGTCGGCCGGCTCGGCCAGGTCATCCACCGACAACGCTTCCTCGACGCCGCCGGGGCGCCGCTGTGCGAGGTGGACCTCGACGCGCTCTGGGCCGGGGTCGGGTCGTGCCGGGCCCTGCCCCGCCGCGAACTACACCGGGTGCTGCTGACCGGCGCCGGTGGCGCCGTCCGGCACGGCGCCGAGGTCAGCTCCGTCGAACCGCTGCCGGCCGGCGTCGGCGTCACCTTCACCGACGGCACCACCGGCGAGTACGACCTGGTCGTCGGCGCCGACGGACCCCGCTCGTCGGTCCGCGCGCTCGCCGCTCTCGGTGGACCGCCCCGCCCCGCCGGGCAGGTGGTCTACCGGGGCGTCCTGCGCGACGGCCCACCGGTGCGGGACTGGACCGCCCTGCTCGGGCAGCGCTCCGGCTTCCTGGTGGTGCCGATCGGCGCGGGACGGCTGTACTGCTATGCCGACGAAGCCGGCGACATCCTGCCCGCCGACCCGCTCCGCCGGCTCCGCGAGATCTTCGGCGGGTACGGCGGGCCGGTGCCCGAGGTGCTCGCCGCGCTCGACCACGTCGACGTGGGGCTCACCGACGAGGTCGAACTGGGCCGGTGGTTCCACGGCCGGGTGCTGCTGGTCGGTGACGCCGCGCACGCCACCGCCCCGTCGCTGTCCCAGGGCGCCGCCATGGCGCTGGAGGATGCCGTGGTGCTCGCCGAGTCGCTGGCAGCGGCCGGCGACGTCGACTCCGCGCTGCTGGCGTACGAGAGTCGCCGGCGCCCGCGTACCCGCTGGGTGCGGGACCGGACCCGGGACCGCAACCGGACCCGCGACGTGCCGCCGGCGCTGCGCGACCCGCTGCTGCGCGGGCGCGGCGGACGGATCTTCCGGGAGCACTACCGACTGCTGGTCGGCCCGCTGTGAGCACGCACCACGCGCGCCGATCGTCCCACGCCACCCCGATCAGCGTGGCCACCTGCCGGGGACTATCCTCCTTGCGGATGACGGCTCGCAGATAACCACCGCGCGCCGAGCGGGACAACCAGAACCGGAGGCCATTCGTGACCACCGTCGCACCCAAGCCGGTCGTGACCCGGCCCTGGCCGGTCCGAGAGCCGGTCAAGGGGTCGGCTATCGCGCGGCTGCTGCGCACCACGGACGCGAAGCAGATCGGGATCATGTACATGGTCACCGCGTTCGTGTTCTTCATGGTCGGCGGCCTGATGGCGCTGATCATGCGAGCCGAGCTGGCCCGGCCGGGCCTGCAGTTCCTCTCGGCCGAGCAGTACAACCAGCTCTTCACGATGCACGGCACGATCATGCTGCTGTTCTTCGCGACGCCGATCGTGTTCGCGTTCGCGAACTACGTGGTGCCGCTGCAGATCGGCGCGCCGGACGTCTCCTTCCCCCGGCTGAACGCCTTCGCGTACTGGCTGTACCTGTTCGGCGGCACCATGGCGACCGCCGGCTTCATCAGCCCCGGTGGCGCGGCCGACTTCGGCTGGACGGCGTACACGCCGCTGAGTACGGTCGAGCACTCGCCGGGCGTCGGCGCCAACATGTGGGTGGTCGGCCTGGCCATCTCCGGTCTGGGCACGATCCTCGGCGCGGTGAACCTGATCACCACGATCATCACCCTGCGCGCGCCCGGCATGACCATGTTCCGGATGCCGATCTTCACCTGGAACATGCTGGTCACCAGCCTGCTGGCGATCCTGGTGTTCCCGCTGCTGGCCGCCGCGCTCTTCGCGCTCGCCGCGGACCGCCTGCTCGGCGCCCACGTGTACGACCCCGCGACCGGCGGACCGATGCTCTGGCAGCACCTGTTCTGGTTCTTCGGTCACCCCGAGGTCTACATCATCGCGCTGCCGTTCTTCGGCATCATCACCGAGATCATCCCGGTCTTCTCCCGCAAGCCGGTCTTCGGCTACAAGGGCCTGGTGGCCGCGACGATCTCCATCGCCGCCCTGTCGATGAGCGTGTGGGCGCACCACATGTTCGCCACCGGCCAGGTGCTGCTGCCGTTCTTCAGCTTCCTGAGCTACCTGATCGCGGTCCCGACCGGTATGAAGTTCTTCAACTGGATCGGCACCATGTGGCGGGGCCAGGTCAGCTTCGAGACCCCGATGCTCTTCGCGGTCGGCTTCCTGGTCACCTTCCTCTTCGGTGGCCTGACCGGTGTGCTGCTGGCCAGCCCGCCGCTCGACTTCCACCTGCACGACTCGTACTTCGTGGTGGCGCACTTCCACTACGTGCTCTTCGGCACGATCGTGTTCGCGGTCTTCGGCGGCATCTACTTCTGGTTCCCGAAGATGTTCGGCCGGATGCTCGACGAGCGGCTCGGCAAGATCCACTTCTGGCTGACCATGATCGGCTTCCACACCACCTTCCTGGTGCAGCACTGGCTCGGCGCCGAGGGCATGCCCCGGCGGTACGCCGACTACCTGCCCGGCGACGGCTTCACCACACTGAACACGATCTCCACGATCGGCGCGTTCATCACCGGTATCTCGACCCTGCCGTTCATCTGGAACTGCTGGAAGTCGTACAAGACCGGCCCGGTGGTCGAGGTCGACGACCCGTGGGGTCACGGCAACTCGCTGGAGTGGGCGACCAGCTCGCCGCCCCCGCTGCGCAACTTCGACCGGATGCCCCGGATCCGCTCCGAGCGGCCGGCCTTCGACGCGAAGTTCCCGGAGCTGGCCGCCGGCCAGTCCATCGCCGGCCCGCCGGAGGGTGGCGCCAAGCCGCTGACCAGCGAGTCCAACGGTGGCGCCAGCTACCGGGAGGACACCTCCAGCACCATCGACCGGAGCTGACGCTCCCGACGATCGCCCGACGGGCGCCGCACCCCTCCCGGGGTACGGCGCCCGTCGCCATTTCCATCTCCCGGGCCCGGGCCGCAGCCGTTCGGAGTCGTCGGTCACGGGACGCGTGGACTTCGACGAGCGTGATACCTCTGAGGTATCAATATGACTCCGAGGTATCACGCTCGCCGGCGAGGTTGTTTCCGGCCGGGGCTCGTCCGTCCCCCCTCGGCGCTACCGGGCATGTCGTTGACGTCGTCAGGCCCACCGGCAACGAAACGGCGAATGCGAGAGGACCGTCTGCCCGGGGCGGGGCGGGGCGGGTGGCGGTGGACGGGGACTGTCAGGCGGCGGTGGGGGAGGCCAGCTCGGCGGGACGGTCGGTGGGCTGGGCCGGTGAGGTGGCCGGTGGCCCCTCGGCGGTGCGACGGCGGCGCAGCTCGACCGGCAGCACCAGCAGGGTCACCAGCAGCCCCACCGCGCCGGTGACCACGAAGCCCCAGAACGGCGCCGAGGCGTCGATCACCACCCCGGCCAGTGGCGCGCCCACCGCGATCCCGACCGTGACAGCCGAGCCGTGCAGGCCCATCGCCATGCCGCGTACGGCGGGCGGGGCGAGCCGGCTGACCGCGTCCGAGGTGGCGGCCAGGGTGGGCGCGCAGAGCGCACCGGCGGGGATCAGCGTCAGGCAGAGCAGCCACCAGTGGCCGCCGCCCAGGCCGACCGGGATGGTGCACAGGCTCAGCGCGGCGGCCAGTGCCAGGGGAGAGAAGGAACGGCTGACCGCGCCGTACGCGAAGCCACCCGCCAGCGACGCGACCGCCCACATCGCGAGCACGGCGCCGGTCCAGCCGACCTCGCCGTCGGCCCGCAGCACGGCGACCACCGCGACGTCGGTGCCGCCGAGGACCAGGGTCGCGCCGGCGCTGACCGCCAGCACGGCGAGCAACCTCGGGGTCAGCCACTCCCGCCGGGGGATCCGGGGCAGTGGCCCGGCCGCCTCCTCGGCGCCGCGGGTGGGCGGGTTCAGCACCAGCAGCGCGATGCCGGAGGCGACGATGCCGGCGCCCACCGCCCAGAGCGTGCCCCGGGGCGACACGGCGGTGGCCAGGGCGACGGCCAGCGCCGGGCCCACCATGAACGACAGCTCCACCGACATCGAGTCCAGCGCGTACGCCGGGCGGCGCTGGCTCTCCGGCACCATCGCGGCGATGGACTGGCGGATCACCGAGAAGACCGGCAGGGCGAGCAGCCCGGCCACGAACGCGGCGGGCAGCAGCAGCGCGTAGTCCAGGGCCGGCGCGGTGGCCCAGAAGACCGCCTCGGCGGCGGTGGTGAGCAGGAGCACCGGCCGCAGGCCGTACCGGTCGACCAGGCGGCCGAGCAGCGGTGAGCCCAGCGCGTTGCCGACGGTCAGCGCGGCGCCGACCAGGCCGGCGGCGCCGTAGCCGCGACCCAGGTCGAGCACGACGAAGAAGGTGAGGGTCACGCCGGTCGCGGTGAGCGGGACACGGGCCAGCACCGACACCAGCAGCAACGACCGCAGACCGGGCAGGGCGAGCGCCCGCCGGTAAGGCGTCAGGTTCATGATGGTCCGTACCTCCGGCCGTTCATCCTCGGCCGGGGGTACGACATCGGCAAGCGATTACCGGGTCAAGCGGCCCTGATCACAGGCTTGCCGACCATGGTGATCTCGGCGCCGTCGAATGCCCGCAACGCCACGTCGAGCGTGTCCGGCGCGACGGCGGCGGTGAGGTCCAGCAGCACCGTGGTGTCGAAGCCCTGCTCGGCGGCGTCCAGCGCGGTGGCCCGGACGCAGTGGTCGGTGGCGATGCCGACCACGTCCACCCGGTCGACGTCGTGCCGGCGCAGCCAGTCGGCCAGGCACTCGCCGTCGTCGGCGTGGCCCTCGAAGCCGGAGTACGCGGCCGCGTGCTCGCCCTTGTGGAAGATCGCCTCCACCCGGCCGGTCTCCAGCTCGGGGTGGAACTCGGAGCCGGGGGTGCCGACCACGCAGTGCGCCGGCCAGGAGTCGACGTAGTCCGGCGGGTTGCCGAAGTGCGCCCCCGGGTCGACGTGGTAGTCCTTCGTCGCGACGACGTGGTCCCACCGGCCCGGCTCCGCGGCGAGCAGCCGGGAGATCCCGGCCGCCACCCCGGCGCCACCGGCCACGGCGAGGGAGCCACCCTCGCAGAAGTCGTTCTGCACGTCGACGATGATCAGCGCGTTCGCCATCGTGGTGTCCCTTCCTCAGCTGGCCGGTACGACGGTGACCGGGACGGCCGGGTCGCCGCCGGAGAGCTTCAACCCCTCCCAGGGGATCGAGATCAGGCACTCCCGCAGGTGTTCCCGGGACTCGTCGAGCGAGGGCAGCGGCACCGGCTCCCCGCCGGCCACGAACGAGCGCTGGAGCAACCGGTCGTTGGGCTTCCGGTCCGGCACGCCCTGCGGCACGATCACCTCTTCGGTGGCGGTGCCGGTGGGCTTGTGCCGGCGTACGGCCACCTTCCGGCCACCGATGGTCGCCTTGTGCTCGGAGCGCTTCACCACCGGGCGCCCCTCCACTTCGACCAGCTTGTAGACCAGGCCGGCGGTGGGCGCACCGGAGCCGGTGACCACGGCGGTACCGGCGCCGTACATGTCGACCGGCTCGGCGGCGAGCGAGGCGATGGCGTACTCGTCGAGGTCACCCGAGACGATGATCTTCGTCTCGGTGGCGCCGAGGGAGTCGAGCAGCTCCCGGGACTGCTGGGCGATCACCGCCAGGTCACCCGAGTCGATCCGGACCGCCCGCAGCTCCGGCCCGGCCACCTCGATCGCGTTGCGGATGCCCTGGCTGATGTCGTACGTGTCGACCAGCAGCGTGGTGTCCTTGCCCAGCGTGGCGACCTGTGAGGCGAACGCGGCCTTCTCGTCGTCGTGCAGCAGGGTGAACGCGTGCGCGGCGGTGCCGGCGGTGGGGATGCCGTAGCGCTGCCCGGCGGCGAGGTTCGAGGTGAACCGGAAACCGGCCAGGTACGCCGCCCGGGCCGCGGCCACGGCGGCCTCCTCGTGCGCCCGGCGCGACCCCATCTCGATCAACGTCCGGCCGCGGGCGGCGGTCACCATCCGGGCGGCGGCCGCGGCCACCGCGCAGTCGTGGTTGAGCACCGAGAGCACCAGCGTCTCCAGTACGACGCACTCGGCGAAGCCACCGGAGACGGTGAGGATCGGCGAGCCGGGGAAGAACAGCTCACCCTCGGCGTACCCGTCGATGTCGCCGGTGAAGCGGTAGTCCGCCAGCCAGCGGGCGCCGGCGTCGTCGACCACCCCGGTGCGGCGCAGGAAGTCCACCTCCGCCTCGTCGAACCGGAAGTCGCGGATCAGGTCGATCAGCCGCCCGGTCCCGGCGACCACGCCGTACCGGCGGCCGGCCGGCAGCCGCCGGCTGAACACCTCGAAGGCGCAGCGGCGGTCGGCGGTGCCGTCGCGCAGGGCGGCGCTGACCATGGTCAGCTCGTAGTGGTCGGTCAGCAGCGCGGGGCGAAGGGTGCTCACCCGTCCCAGCCTAGAGTTCACTCCGGTTCCGCGCCGGTCCGGCCCGCGATCGCCCGCAGGGCGGCCGGCAGCTCCGCCCGCCCGCTCACCCCGAGCTTGCTGTAGACCCGCTGCAGGTGGTTCTCCACCGTGCGGCTGGACAGGTAGAGCTGCTCGGCGATGATCCGGCTGCTGGCACCCTCGGCGGCCAGCCCGGCGATCTCCCGTTCCCGGCTGGTCAGGGTCGGCCGGACCAGCCGCAGCGCCGGGGTGTCCAGCCGGTCGCAGCGGGCGAGCAGGGCGCCCAGCCGCTGGTGCGCCGCGCCGGCCGCCCCGGAACGGATGCGCCGCAGCCGGTGCAGCGCCATCGCGGTGGCCTCCGCCGCGTACACCGGCAGCCCCAGCCCGGTGAAGTCGTCGGCCACCGCCAGCAGGTCCGTGGGGGAGTCCTCGACGCAGGCCCGGGCCTGTCGGGCCAGCAACGGCGCCAGCGGGCCGTCCACCCGTTCGCTGAGCTCGGCGAGGCGCTGGGCGACGCTGCGGCGGCCGCCGTCGGTGCAGGTCGGGCCGACCGGCTCGGCCGCCCGGTCGTACCGGACGAGCTCGTGCAGCACCAGCACCTCGTGCCCGGCCAGCCCGTCGGCGCGCAGCCGGTCGGCGAGCCCGGTCAGCTGGGTGGTGGCCGCGGCCAGGTCGCCGGCGGCGGCCAGCGTCGCCCCGCGGGCCTGTTCCAGCCACGGATAGAGCACGGCCATGCCGGGCGCGTGCGTACGGTCCGCCTCGGCCATCGCCTCGGCGGCGTGCCCGGCGTCACCGCGCAGCGCCGCCGCCTGGGCGCGTTCGGCCTGGGCGAGACCGGCGTAGACGCGGCTGGTGGCGAGCACGGCGCAGGCGCCCAAGCTGGTCTTGAGCGCGTCGTCGCTGCGTCCGCGCAGCCGCGCCGCGTACGCCCGGAGGATGGCCAGGTAGCCGGTGCCGAGCCGGAAGTCGCCGGCCCCGGCCAGGTCGGCGAACTCGTCGGCCACGATCGCGTCGATGCCGGCCAGGTCGCCGGCCAGGGTGAGCCGGGTGCCCCGGGCCAGCTCCATGGCGAGTTGCAGGTAGGGCATGTCGTTGCGCCAGGCCGGTGCCTCGGCCGCCACCCGGGCCACCGCCTCGGCGCTGCGCCGGAAGAGGCCCTGCGCGGCCTGCAGGTGCGCGATCGTGCAGCGGGCCAGTTCCCGGGCGGCCGTGCTGGCGGCGGGGCGGTCCAGGACGCCGCGCCCGAGCCGCAGCGCCGTCTCGGTGTCCAGCCGGTGCAGCCGCATGATCGCCTCGAAGGCGCGTACCCGGGCCAGGTCGGCCGGGTCGGTCAGCTCGTCGGCCCGGGCGGCGATCTCCTCCACGGTGGACTCCCGGCTGAGCCCCCAGTAGTCGACCATTCCCCGCACGGTGAGCCAGCGGGCCCGCCGGCGGTCGCAGTCCAGGTCGTCGGCGACCGCGTCGAGCACCCGCAGCGCCTCGGTGGGCCGGTCGGCGAACATCAG
Protein-coding sequences here:
- a CDS encoding nicotinate phosphoribosyltransferase; protein product: MSTLRPALLTDHYELTMVSAALRDGTADRRCAFEVFSRRLPAGRRYGVVAGTGRLIDLIRDFRFDEAEVDFLRRTGVVDDAGARWLADYRFTGDIDGYAEGELFFPGSPILTVSGGFAECVVLETLVLSVLNHDCAVAAAAARMVTAARGRTLIEMGSRRAHEEAAVAAARAAYLAGFRFTSNLAAGQRYGIPTAGTAAHAFTLLHDDEKAAFASQVATLGKDTTLLVDTYDISQGIRNAIEVAGPELRAVRIDSGDLAVIAQQSRELLDSLGATETKIIVSGDLDEYAIASLAAEPVDMYGAGTAVVTGSGAPTAGLVYKLVEVEGRPVVKRSEHKATIGGRKVAVRRHKPTGTATEEVIVPQGVPDRKPNDRLLQRSFVAGGEPVPLPSLDESREHLRECLISIPWEGLKLSGGDPAVPVTVVPAS
- a CDS encoding helix-turn-helix transcriptional regulator, with translation MSRWSFVGRTVELGRLRSAVASADRHGIFFSGSAGIGKSRLLREGLATLPTDRYAIFTVAASATTAALPFGGLVQVLPAEQPEGLSPAGLLRWAVQALREQAAGRPIVLAIDDAHLLDPPSAALVHLLARTENTTVVGTLRDGEQLPLPIRALWTDDLVDLAELTPLDRPETGTLLAAILDGPVDDGSTERLWRLSGGNPLLLRELVLAATGGGELHRTYGAWSWTGRLELAPTLTELIDTRVGQLSAGVRTVVELVAFGEPLGLQLLNEAVAPTDVETAEERGLITVVRHDRRVNVRLAHPLYGEVMRRRCPVSRTRRLHARLADLIEKAGKRRRDDLLRVAVWRLDSGTAQDPALLLAAAVQAFTRYDVPLATRLARAALDADGGYDAAELLATILMFADRPTEALRVLDAVADDLDCDRRRARWLTVRGMVDYWGLSRESTVEEIAARADELTDPADLARVRAFEAIMRLHRLDTETALRLGRGVLDRPAASTAARELARCTIAHLQAAQGLFRRSAEAVARVAAEAPAWRNDMPYLQLAMELARGTRLTLAGDLAGIDAIVADEFADLAGAGDFRLGTGYLAILRAYAARLRGRSDDALKTSLGACAVLATSRVYAGLAQAERAQAAALRGDAGHAAEAMAEADRTHAPGMAVLYPWLEQARGATLAAAGDLAAATTQLTGLADRLRADGLAGHEVLVLHELVRYDRAAEPVGPTCTDGGRRSVAQRLAELSERVDGPLAPLLARQARACVEDSPTDLLAVADDFTGLGLPVYAAEATAMALHRLRRIRSGAAGAAHQRLGALLARCDRLDTPALRLVRPTLTSREREIAGLAAEGASSRIIAEQLYLSSRTVENHLQRVYSKLGVSGRAELPAALRAIAGRTGAEPE